A single genomic interval of Heliangelus exortis chromosome 20, bHelExo1.hap1, whole genome shotgun sequence harbors:
- the BAHCC1 gene encoding BAH and coiled-coil domain-containing protein 1 isoform X2 → MEGRDFAPPPPRLLSERGTLGHRHGAGRVAASAHGAAVQPPGHFQPTKYFPAPISMATHTAGSSLMGSAPTSSFMGGFLSSSLGSGGPSHPAGPTASPPEPAFRAPHSSTSQIWFSHSHEAPGYPRFSGSLASTFLPMSHLDHHGNSNVLYSQHRFYDSQKDNFYLRNLPAQPALLPTGHGFPGIARAAPGPPASSCSREQRDAGGPLPKTPKDYERFLAGKEKVGKGGDPKERPHEDDPKERHKAVLPVPPEGHCKEGLPPRGSAEGRPKHLASCLLGAKGLDGDAGRAVLPSCAGSALPRAGRCSAKEPCRGEREPGGPEVTPQPYGECLERRQMLHHAVSYAVPAGPAPLGPAAGSFPCLQLHAGAEVLCPLPEPKLSGATLVPSVGHLTDKSRSFQEPAEGKERHAEVGAEPPAAYGGHFHHPLKAEGPAERRLDWGGPGTRLKGLEYLGGGSTEGPPFASRAPAPKGALDKGYFEVPPAPNCSRVGPSCCTLEKGPPKDTPSGGSQKVARIRHQQHPEVEAAGAEGKRKPLELSTLGYGGPPLPPWGVQGQGPPLSVAEERKGPYLDPFGAGLQPATLIPQGPVLGQEVPAATDEVSAMKNLLKYSNQALLGGQKGPPFVGLGGVKGSCAHQDSKFPSGKGQPELERPDCARGREHEGLGTGEGEVRQPPVGIAVAVARQKDTLGRPENYGGSSGGSGRPGRAAPGIKAGTARPMHLMELEAEEERGRLCEERLGLPGRDILLQDNKDLVEFARMHPSGGCPGELTPHLMMAGGSSLPAGQLGGDPAAHPHPAHPHWLPRTRSPSIWMGGHSYGIGHPALHQNLPPAFPPSMPSTMQPVFPLSQDPPAQLVILPTEPPAHGTPHTLAEVMDQASLWPPMYPGRGPGAHLQHTGQLPVYPRSQFLRQQELYALQQQQQQQQQQRAAQALEIQRQAHVQRKPEELPLELEEGGPDKPLKPSHKAVALNPPAKGLSPVAPGPPKLSPCCHSPALRPPAKCPVALPAAPCPFPVCPATSSAVAPRSPAGSPLPTPSKGSDSEDARGEGQPPRLYPKSLEPDLPPGYSFPAAGIGFSEAHSAEPADPDTLHAGSPPAEPEQSRTFSPTTEGLREPGTPQEPPAEKAMAEGPGVLLHRHHLLLAPGLPPAAEDTEEQPPELSPLEQQHPLPAAGASPLPPAPEEEEEEGESEVSELEGSCEEEDGDAGRPGCPGGLDALIAAGIDLGELPALESPGEPPPAPPSPAPHPSGIPGIALLSELADLELRRRRCDLAMEGQDEPEDLLAFNLQNLATVAAAWSLVEAAGRESSPPALSPLPASPPPRTRVPRRKYTWTPKTKAVCPLKAAIEQLNTQEVEVRMRLAELQRRYKEKQRELVKLQRRHDHEAVKTSLSLLCAELRGDPEHKKKRSKLAEAAFGGLKGSSEKVRCKKSGSQGKLACKVAHKVAQLKQKVKSKGLPAGISPFRRKDPNPSGRIQKKLSRPKSSKANKYQPQDPDPRQLGGFKDEPDGDMDSEEGEEGPGLSLLPPVPVAVLGPSPSSVVKMEANEKAKKKKERQGLLGPCRLGSPEGEVKIKRRPVKPGTGKLEKVPTRRKTSGCPEGGKKKLKAKGKESLRPPAPSGPSTPGPPGGLFSSPDPRHCGPREEGARLASERLKKATRKSKVLQAALRRKNGALSLTLSPRSAKTILSKGKKLAKVKSKVASKQCKGRAVSKLLESFAVEDDFDFDDNSSFSEEEEEEEEEEEEEEEEEEEEEEAGGCLAGGAGRGGRRSPLPHACAIQKEDLRDGLHVLIPKEDSLLYAGSVRSVQPPDIYSIIIEGERGNRQRIYSQEQLLQEAVLDVRPQSRRSLPPGTRVCAYWSQKSRCLYPGNVVRGSSSDEEEEDPEAVTVEFDDGDMGHIAVSNIRLLPPDFKIQCTEPSPALLVSSSCRRTKRSCGDGTPSGELPPSLCPDPRDSPQPPRSLGRKAAGKEKSGKAAEVLSGSKAPGLSEPFPGRRGGPVLSWSAVAQAKRKASSKSTAVLQNLFQVNGSAKKLRAKEATIFPVHHHHHHHHLATPVFGNGFGADSFSRIASSYASFGAGAGLVLPAAQKLLRSKKAERLEAEMGKSGRRKAGSEYLVKLDHEGVTSPKNKNCKALLLAEKDFGAKLERPLSSHGYGHAALAGKDRKGRAPMHQLPVGLALRKYSSQAEFSLNCDSDCHSSYSDMDEDEEAGGLGTEVPSRFITRLSVSSSSSGSSTSSSSGSGSTSSLCSSDNEDSSYSSEDEDSALLLQTCLSHPVPALLAQPDALRSKGGTAQRCFLTKAAAAAGPKAKLKRRETLSFSKAKEFSRRQRLPSVENRPKISAFLPARQLWRWSGNPTQRRGMKGKARKLFYKAIVRGKETLRVGDCAVFLSAGRPNLPYIGRIESMWESWGSNMVVKVKWFYHPEETKLGKRQSDGKNALYQSCHEDENDVQTISHKCQVVGREHYEQMTRSKRYQDRQDLYYLAGTYDPTTGRLVTAEGVPILC, encoded by the exons ATGGAGGGCCGTGACTTTGCACCCCCGCCACCGCGGCTGCTGTCGGAGCGGGGCACCCTGGGCCACCGGCACGGCGCGGGGCGCGTGGCGGCTTCGGCACACGGTGCCGCCGTGCAGCCCCCCGGACACTTCCAGCCCACCAAGTATTTCCCCGCACCCATCTCCATGGCCACGCACACAG ctggcagcagcctgatGGGGAGtgctcccacctcctccttcatGGGGGGCTTCCTGAGCAGCAGTCTGGGCTCGGGGGGCCCCAGCCACCCTGCCGGCCCCACCGCCTCCCCCCCAGAGCCCGCATTCCGCGCAccccactccagcacctcccagaTCTGGTTCTCACACTCCCACGAAG ccccagggtaTCCCCGCTTCTCTGGGAGCTTGGCCTCCACCTTCCTGCCCATGAGCCACCTGGACCACCATGGCAACAGCAACGTCCTCTACAGCCAGCACCGCTTCTACGACAGCCAGAAAG ATAACTTCTACCTGCGCAACCTTCCCGCCCAGCCCGCCCTGCTCCCCACCGGCCACGGCTTCCCCGGCATCGCCCGCGCCGCCCCCGGGCCCCCCGCCAGCTCCTGCAGCCGGGAGCAGCGGGATGCTGGGGGACCCCTGCCCAAGACCCCCAAGGACTACGAACGCTTCCTGGCGGGCAAGGAGAAGGTGGGCAAAGGGGGGGACCCCAAGGAGCGACCGCACGAGGACGACCCGAAGGAGCGGCACAAGGCGGTGCTGCCGGTGCCGCCGGAGGGACACTGCAAGGAGGGGCTGCCCCCCCGGGGGTCTGCCGAGGGTCGCCCCAAGCACTtggcctcctgcctgctgggtgCCAAGGGGCTGGACGGTGACGCCGGCCGTGCCGTCCTGCCCAGCTGTGCCGGCAGCGCCCTGCCCCGCGCCGGTCGCTGCAGCGCCAAGGAACCGTGCCGGGGCGAGCGGGAGCCGGGGGGGCCAGAAGTGACCCCCCAACCCTACGGCGAGTGCCTGGAGCGGCGGCAGATGCTGCACCACGCCGTCTCCTATGCCGTGCCCGCTGGACCGGCACCCCTGGGCCCCGCTGCTGgctccttcccctgcctgcagctccacGCCGGTGCCGAGGTGCTGTGCCCACTGCCGGAGCCGAAGCTGAGCGGGGCCACGCTGGTGCCCTCGGTGGGGCACCTGACGGACAAGAGCCGCTCCTTCCAGGAGCCTGCCGAGGGCAAGGAGCGGCACGCTGAGGTGGGGGCCGAGCCCCCGGCCGCTTACGGTGGCCACTTCCACCACCCGCTGAAGGCAGAGGGCCCGGCGGAGCGGCGGCTGGACTGGGGGGGTCCCGGCACCCGTCTGAAGGGGCTGGAGTACCTGGGTGGGGGGTCAACCGAGGGTCCCCCCTTTGCCAGCCGGGCTCCGGCGCCCAAGGGTGCTCTGGACAAGGGCTACTTCGAGGTGCCACCAGCGCCCAACTGCTCACGGGTCGGCCCCTCCTGCTGCACTTTAGAGAAGGGTCCCCCCAAAGACACCCCCTCCGGTGGCTCCCAGAAGGTGGCACGGATCCGGCACCAGCAGCACCCCGAGGTGGAGGCGGCCGGCGCCGAGGGCAAGCGCAaacccctggagctgagcacctTGGGCTATGGGgggccccccctgcccccttgGGGGGTGCAGGGCCAGGGGCCCCCCTTAAGCgtggcagaggagaggaaggggccaTACCTGGACCCCTTCGGTGCCGGTCTGCAGCCGGCGACATTGATACCCCAAGGTCCAGTGTTGGGCCAGGAGGTGCCGGCGGCCACCGACGAGGTGTCGGCCATGAAGAACCTTCTGAAGTACAGCAaccaggcactgctgggggggCAGAAGGGCCCCCCCTtcgtggggctggggggggtgaAGGGCAGCTGCGCCCACCAGGACTCCAAATTCCCTTCGGGAAAAGGACAACCGGAGCTGGAGCGGCCGGACTGTGCCCGTGGCCGGGAGCACGAGGGGTTGGGCACCGGTGAGGGCGAGGTGCGGCAACCGCCCGTGGGCATCGCGGTGGCCGTGGCGCGGCAGAAGGACACGCTGGGACGTCCCGAAAACTACGGTGGCAGCAGCGGTGGGTCAGGGCGGCCGGGACGAGCGGCTCCTGGAATCAAAG CGGGCACCGCGCGGCCCATGCACCTgatggagctggaggcagaggaggagcgGGGACGGCTCTGCGAGGAGCGCCTGGGGCTGCCGGGGAGAGACATCCTGCTCCA GGACAACAAGGACCTGGTGGAGTTTGCCCGAATGCATCCATCAGGGGGGTGTCCCGGGGAGCTGACCCCCCACCTGATGATGGCTGGGGGCTCGTCGCTGCCAGCAGGGCAGCTCGGGGGGGACCCCGCTGCCCACCCCCACCCCGCACACCCGCACTGGCTGCCCCGCACCCGCAGCCCCTCCATCTGGATGGGGGGACACTCCTACG GCATCGGCCACCCCGCACTGCACCAGAACCTGCCGCCCGCCTTCCCCCCCTCCATGCCCAGCACCATGCAGCCCgtcttccccctctcccaggaCCCCCCTGCCCAGCTCGTCATCCTGCCCACAGAGCCCCCTGCCCACGGCACCCCCCACACGCTGG CTGAGGTGATGGACCAGGCATCGCTGTGGCCCCCCATGTACCCAGGCCGGGGTCCCGGCGCCCACCTGCAGCACACGGGGCAGCTGCCCGTGTACCCCCGCTCCCAGTTCCTGCGGCAGCAAGAGCTCTatgccctgcagcagcagcagcagcagcagcagcagcaacggGCAGCCCAGGCCCTCGAGATCCAGCGCCAGGCACACGTCCAG CGGAAGCCGGAGGAGCTGcccctggagctggaggaggggggtCCTGACAAGCCCCTCAAACCCTCCCACAAAGCAGTTGCCTTAAACCCCCCGGCCAAGGGCCTGTCCCCGGTGGCCCCTGGCCCCCCCAAGCTGTCCCCTTGCTGCCACTCCCCGGCCCTGCGCCCCCCGGCCAAGTGCCCCGTGGCCCTTCCTGCTGCCCCCTGTCCCTTCCCCGTCTGCCCCGCCACCAGCTCTGCCGTGGCCCCCCGCTCCCCCGCcggcagccccctgcccacccccagcaAGGGCAGTGACAGCGAGGACGCACGGGGTGAGGGACAGCCACCCCGCCTCTACCCCAAGTCCCTGGAGCCAG ACCTGCCCCCCGGTTACAGCTTTCCCGCCGCCGGCATCGGCTTCTCGGAGGCTCATTCAGCCGAACCCGCCGACCCCGACACGCTGCACGCCGGCTCCCCCCCGGCTGAGCCCGAGCAGTCCCGCACCTTCAGCCCCACCACTGAGGGGCTGCGGGAGCCGGGGACCCCCCAGGAGCCCCCGGCTGAGAAGGCCATGGCTGAGGgtcctggggtgctgctgcaCCGGCACCACTTGCTCCTGGCCCCGGGACTACCTCCGGCTGCAGAGGACACCGAGGAGCAACCACCAGAGCTGAGccccctggagcagcagcatccactgcctgcagcaggggctTCTCCACTGCCCCCCGCCccggaggaggaagaggaggagggcgAGAGCGAAGTCTCCgagctggagggcagctgcGAGGAGGAGGATGGCGATGCTGGGCGGCCGGGCTGCCCGGGTGGGCTGGATGCCCTGATCGCTGCTGGCATCGACCTGGGGGAGCTGCCAGCGCTGGAGTCACCTGGGGagccaccccctgcccctccatcgcctgccccccacccctcagggATCCCCGGCATCGCCCTGCTCAGCGAGCTCGCTGACCTGGAGCTGCGCCGGCGCCGCTGCGACCTGGCCATGGAGG GGCAGGACGAACCCGAGGACCTCCTGGCCTTCAACCTGCAGAACCTGGCCACGGTAGCAGCCGCCTGGTCGCTGGTGGAAGCAGCGGGGCGGGagagcagccccccagccctcagccccctgcccgcctcccccccgccccgcacCCGTGTCCCCCGGCGCAAGTACACCTGGACACCCAAGACCAAGGCT GTTTGTCCCCTGAAGGCGGCCATCGAGCAGCTCAACACGCAGGAGGTGGAGGTGCGGATGCGGCTGGCTGAGCTCCAGCGCCGCTACAAGGAGAAGCAGCGGGAGCTGGTGAAGCTGCAGAGGCGCCACGACCACGA gGCGGTGAAGAccagcctgtccctgctgtgtgcCGAGCTGCGGGGGGACCCTGAGCACAAGAAGAAGAGGAGCAAGCTGGCTGAGGCAGCATTTGGTGGTCTTAAGGGCTCCTCG GAGAAGGTGCGGTGCAAGAAGAGCGGGTCGCAGGGCAAGCTGGCCTGCAAGGTGGCCCACAAGGTGGCCCAGCTGAAGCAGAAGGTGAAGAGCAAAGGACTCCCTGCTGGCATCAGCCCCTTCCGACGGAAAGACCCCAACCCCAGTGGCCGCATCCAGAAGAAGCTGTCACGGCCCAAGAGCTCCAAGGCCAACAAGTACCAACCACAGGACCCTGACCCCCGGCAGCTGGGGGGCTTCAAAG ATGAACCTGATGGGGACATGGACAGcgaggagggtgaggaggggccaggtctgtccctgctgcctccGGTGCcggtggctgtgctgggaccCTCCCCGTCCTCTGTGGTGAAGATGGAGGCCAACGAGAAGGccaagaagaagaaggagaggcagggacTGCTCG GTCCCTGCCGCCTGGGCAGCCCCGAGGGGGAGGTGAAGATCAAGCGGCGGCCGGTGAAGCCGGGGACGGGCAAACTGGAGAAGGTGCCCACGCGGAGGAAGACAAGCGGCTGCCCAGAGGGTGGCAAGAAGAAGCTGAAGGCCAAGGGCAAGGAGAGCCTCCGGCCACCAGCACCCAGTGGTCCCAGCACCCCCGGCCCCCCTGGTGGgctcttttcctccccagaCCCCCGGCACTGCGGGccaagggaggagggggctcGGCTGGCCAGCGAGAGGCTGAAGAAGGCGACACGCAAGAGCaaggtgctgcaggcagccctgAGG CGGAAGAATGGGGCCCTCTCACTCACCCTCTCCCCTCGGAGTGCCAAGACCATCCTGAGCAAGGGCAAGAAGTTGGCCAAAGTGAAGAGCAAAGTGGCCAGCAAGCAG TGCAAGGGCCGGGCAGTCAGCAAGCTGCTGGAGAGCTTCGCCGTGGAGGATGACTTTGATTTCGACGACAACAGCAGCTTCtcggaggaggaagaggaggaagaagaggaggaagaggaggaagaagaggaggaggaggaggaagaggaggcagggggctgcctggcagggggggctgggCGGGGGGGTCGCcgctcccccctgccccacgcCTGTGCCATCCAGAAGGAGGATCTGCGGGATGGGCTGCACGTCCTCATCCCCAAGGAGGACAGTCTGCTCTACGCCGGCAGCGTCCGCTCCGTCCAGCCCCCCGACAT ttACAGCATCATCATCGAGGGTGAGCGGGGCAACCGGCAGCGGATCTACTCCCAGgaacagctgctgcaggaggcg GTCCTGGACGTGAGGCCGCAGTCACGCCGCAGCCTTCCCCCCGGCACCCGCGTCTGCGCCTACTGGAGCCAGAAATCCCGGTGCCTCTATCCTGGGAACGTGGTAcgag GTTCGTCCAGtgacgaggaggaggaggacccCGAGGCAGTGACCGTGGAGTTTGATGATGGGGACATGGGGCACATCGCGGTCTCCAACATCCGCCTGCTGCCCCCCGACTTCAAGATCCAGT GCACCGAGCCCTCCCCAGCGCTGCTGGTCTCCAGCTCCTGCCGGCGGACGAAGCGATCGTGTGGTGATGGGACCCCCTCTGGGGAGCTGCCCCCCAGCCTCTGCCCAGACCCCCGggacagcccccagcccccccgcAGCCTGGGCAGGAAGGCAGCTGGCAAGGAGAAGAGTG GCAAAGCCGCAGAGGTGCTGTCGGGCAGCAAAGCACCAGGGCTGAGCGAGCCCTTCCCGGGCCGGCGCGGGGGCCCAGTGCTGAGCTGGTCAGCCGTGGCGCAGGCCAAGCGGAAGGCGTCGAGCAAAAGCACGGCCGTGCTCCAGAACCTCTTCCAGGTCAACGGCAGCGCCAAGAAGCTGCGGGCCAAGGAGGCCACCATCTTCCCCGtccatcatcaccaccaccaccaccaccttgcCACCCCCGTCTTCGGCAACGGCTTCGGAGCCGACTCCTTCAGCCGCATCGCCAGCTCCTACGCCTCCTtcggggccggggccgggctgGTGCTGCCGGCGGCCCAGAAACTCCTGCGGTCCAAAAAAGCCGAGAGGTTGGAGGCAGAAATGGGCAAAAGCGGCCGGAGGAAGGCTGGCAGCGAGTACCTGGTGAAGCTGGACCATGAAGGGGTGACATCCCCCAAGAACAAGAACTGCAAGGCCCTGCTGCTGGCCGAGAAGGACTTCGGGGCCAAGTTGGAGCGGCCGCTGTCCAGCCACGGCTACGGACACGCGGCGCTGGCCGGCAAGGATCGGAAGGGCCGGGCGCCCATGCACCAGCTGCCAGTGGGGCTGGCGCTGCGGAAATACTCCAGCCAGGCCGAGTTCAGCCTCAACTGCGACAGCGACTGTCACAGCTCCTACTCGGACAtggacgaggacgaggaggcGGGCGGGCTGGGCACCGAGGTGCCCTCGCGCTTCATCACCCGCCTCTCGGTTTCCTCCTCGTCCTCTGGCTCTTCCACTTCCTCCAGCTCGGGCTCCGGCTCCACCTCCAGCCTCTGCTCCTCCGACAACGAGGATTCTTCCTACAGCTCGGAGGACGAGGACTCGGCGCTGCTGCTCCAGACCTGCCTCTCGCACCCGGTGCCGGCACTGCTGGCGCAGCCGGATGCCCTGCGCTCCAAGGGCGGCACCGCGCAGCGCTGCTTCCTCACCaaggccgccgccgccgccggccccAAGGCCAAGCTCAAGCGCAGGGAGACCCTCAGCTTCTCCAAAGCCAAAGAGTTCTCCCGGAGGCAGCGCCTGCCCTCGGTGGAAAACCGGCCAAAGATCTCTGCCTTCCTGCCCGCCCGCCAGCTCTGGAGGTGGTCGGGGAACCCCACGCAG CGTCGGGGCATGAAGGGGAAGGCTCGGAAGCTGTTCTACAAGGCGATCGTGCGGGGCAAGGAGACGCTGCGTGTGGGGGACTGCGCCGTCTTCCTCTCCGCGGGGAGGCCCAACCTGCCCTACATCGGCCGCATCGAGAGCATGTGGGAGTCCTGGGGCAGCAACATGGTGGTCAAGGTCAAGTGGTTCTATCACCCCGAGGAGACCAAGCTGGGCAAGCGGCAGAGCGACGGCAAG AACGCCCTGTACCAGTCGTGCCATGAGGACGAGAACGACGTGCAGACCATCTCCCACAAGTGCCAGGTGGTGGGACGGGAGCACTACGAGCAGATGACCCGCAGCAAGAGGTACCAGGACCGCCAGGACCTCTACTACTTGGCAGGCACCTACGACCCCACCACCGGCCGGCTGGTGACTGCCGAGGGGGTGCCCATCCTCTGCTGA